ACGGCCACCAGGCGCTGCTACAAAAGGCGATTACTTCGAGCCGCGGGATGCTCGTCCCGCCGCGCTATCGCGACGAAAACAGCGCGGCCGAAAACCCGACCGAACTGTTGCTGGTCCTCGCCCCCATTCAACTGAGCGGCGGCGCCGGCGCGGTGATCGAGATTTTTCAGCGCCCTGATTCACTGCCGCGCACCCAGCGGGGTTACCTGCGGTTTCTGCTGCAAATGAGCGAAATCGCCGCGACTTATCTGCGGCAACGACAGCAGAGCGATTCGCACCAGCGACAGGCCATGTGGCAACGGCTCGAACAGTTTGTCGATGCCGTTCACGCCTCGCTCGATCCACAACAAACGGCCTACGCAATCGCCAACGAAGGTCGGCAACTGATCGACTGTGACCGCGTGACTGTGGTGGTCAATCGCCACGGACATTGCCAGGTCGAGGCTATCAGCGGCCAGGACGTGTTCGATCATCGCGCGCTGGCGATTCGCCGGCTGGGCGCGCTGGCCGAAGGGGTGATCGCCGGCCGCGAGTCGATCTGGTACCGTGGGGTGGAAGTCGAATTGCCGCCGCAGATCGAGAACTTGATGCAAGACTATCTCGATGCTTCGCACGCGCGGCAGGTTGCCATCGTGCCGATCGTACGCGGCGAGGAAAGCTGCCACGCCAATTGGGTGACGCCAGTCGGCGCGATCGTGGTCGAGCAACTGGGCGACGCGGCCATCGAGCCGGGCCAGGACGAGCGTGTGGCCACCGTGGCCAAGCACGCCGGTGCGGCTCTCGGCAACGCGCTCGAACATGGCCAACTGTTCCTGATGCCCCTGTGGCGAGCCATCGGCAACAGCCGCGCGATCGGCTGGCTCAGGTCGCTACCGCGGGCGACGGCCATCGCCACCATGGTCGCGGGCATCGTGGCGGCGCTAGTCGTGATTCCGTTTCCGCTACGAGTGCAAAGTCCCGGCGCGCTCCAGCCCGTGGTCCGGCGCGATGTCTTCGCGCCGCTCGATGGAACCGTCGACGAGATTCGCATCCGCCACGGCCAACAAGTGGCGGCCGGCGAGTTGCTGGTGACGCTACGCAACACCGACCTGGATGTTGCCTTTGCCGACCTGTTGGGAGAGCGTGAAGCGACAACCGCCCAGTTGCAGGCCATCGAGAGCGAACGCTACCTTGTCGAAAAAAGCCGTAGCGCCTCGGTCGAAGAGCGCAACCGACTGGAAGGGCGGCGCAGCGAATTGAAGCAACGGCTGATCAGTCTGGACAAGCAACTCGAACTCTCGACGCGCAAGCGCGAGACGCTGCAGGTCAAGGCGCCGGTCGCCGGCACGGTCACCTCCTGGAATGTCGAACAACTGCTGCGTCAGCGCCCGGTGCGCCAGGGGCAGGCCCTGCTGGGCGTGGCCGACGTGAAGGGTGATTGGGAGTTGGAACTCCGCGTGCCCGAGCATCGGATGGGGAACCTGGTCGATGCCGAAGCGCGGCAACTGCCAGTGACGTTCCGCTTGGCCACCTCGCCGGGCGTCGATCACTACGGCACGATCACCGAGGTGCAGCGCTCGGCCGAGGTCCGCGGCGACGACGGCAACACGGTACTGGTGCGAGTGAAGATCGACCGACAAGCGCTCGGTGATCTGCGCCCCGGCAGCGACGTGACCGCGCGGATCGACTGTGGCTGGCGTCCGTTGGGTTATGTCCTGTTCCAGGATTTAATTGCCTTTGTCCAGTCGCACGTACTGTTCAAGTTGTAAGTCGGTCGCGCCCGCGGCGGCCTTGTGATATCAAGAAACGAGTGGTTGCATGTTGCCTGTTAGTTTCTCGCTCGCGTTGTTGCTGGCCGCGTTTCCGGCTGAGTCGTCTCAACCTTCGGCGGGGCACGCCCATGTCGCCCGGGCGGTGGTCAAGCTAATCGACGATGTCGAGGTTCCGGCCGAAGAGGCCGGCCGGATGATGGCCGTCCATGTTTGCGAAGGGGACCGGGTCGAAGAAGGAAAGACGATTCTGGCCCAACTCGAAGATTCGCGCGCCGCGGCGGCGATGCGCATTGCCACCGCTGATTACAAGGCGGCCCAGGAAAAGGCCCAGAACGATATCAACGTCCGCTTTGCCAAGGCGGCCGCCAACGTGGCCCAGGCCGACCTGGAGGCCAACCGCGAGGCCAACCGCCGCGTCCCCGGCACGCGACCGGCCATCGAGATGAAAAAGCTTGAGTTGACCTACAATCAGGCCGCGCTTCAGATCGAACAGGCGGAGCATGAGCAGTTGGTCGCCATGCTCGAAGCCGACGCCGGCGCGGCCAAGCTGGAAGCGGCCCAGGTCGATCTGCGCCGTCGGCAATTGATCGCGCCGCTGAATGGCGAAGTGGTCGAGATTCGCTTCCGTCCCGGTGAATGGGTCCAACCCGGTGACAAAGTGCTGCGCGTGATTCGCCTGGATCGGTTGCGGATCGAAGGCTCGGTCAACGCCCGAGACTACACACCCGCCGACATCGCCAACCGCCCCGTGACGGTGCGCGTGAAGTTGTCACGCGGCCGCGAAGAAGTCTTCACCGGCCAGGTGGTGTTCGTGAGCCCGATCGTGCAATTCGGCGGCGACTTTCAAGTGCTGGCCGAAGTGACCAATCGCCGCGACGGCGCCGGCTGGCTGTTGCGGCCGGGGATCGAGGCCGACTTGTTGATTGACACTTCTGCGGCCGCCGCTTCGACCGCGCGGCGGCCATAATTCGGCAGGGCCAACGTCAAGCTTTTCTCCACGAGCGCGCGACGACGATGCCAACCTTGGCCCCCAGTATGGTCACCAGCAGCCAGCGCCGGCTGGCGGTGCGCAAGCGCCCCGATCTGCAGGCCACGCGCCACCGCTACCAAGGGCGGCCTTACTGGATTGTCAAAGATCCGCTCGGCCTGAATTACTTTCGCCTGGAAGAAGAAGAGTATTTCCTGCTCGATCACCTCGACGGCCAAAACAGCCTGGATGAGATTCGCACGCGGTTCGAGCAGCAGTTCTCGCCTCAGAAGATTCGCCCGGAAGAACTGGGACAGTACCTGACGACCCTGAGCCGCAATCGGCTGGTGCTGTCCGATGCGTCAGGGCAGGGGCAACAACTTTTCGAGCAGCGCACCGAGCGCATGAACACGGCTCGGCTACAGCGCTGGACACAGTTGCTCGCCATCCGCTTTCGCGGCTTCAACCCGGACCCGGTGCTCGCTTGGCTGTCGCCGCGCGTCGGGTGGCTGTTCTCGCCGGCGGCGGTGACGCTGAACGTGTTGTTTGCCCTGTCGGCGCTATTGCTGGTGGGCGTGAAGTTCAATGAGTTCCAGGCCCGGCTGCCATCGTTCCAGCAATTCTTCACCGTCGGCAACGCCTTTTGGATGCTGCTGGTGATGGCTGGCGTGAAAGTCCTGCACGAGTTTGGTCACGGGCTGGCGTGCAAGCGGCTGGGGGGCGAGTGCCACGAGATGGGCTTGCTGCTGCTGGTTTTCACGCCGGCCTTGTACTGCAACGTCAGCGATTCGTGGATGCTGCCCAACAAGTGGCACCGGGCAGCCATTGGCGCGGCGGGCATGTACGTCGAGCTGGTGATCGCGGCCTTGGCCACGTGGCTGTGGTGGTGTACCGCGCCTGGCTTGTTGAATCATTTGTGCCTGAGCGCCATGTTCGTCAGCTCGGTCAGCACGCTGGCCTTCAATGGCAACCCGCTGATGCGTTACGACGGCTACTACATTCTGGCCGACCTGCTCGAAGTGCCCAATCTGTCGGCCAAAGCCTCGTCGCTGCTTGGCCGGCGGGCGGGCGAATACTTGCTGGGGCTCGAATTGCCTGACGACCCGTTCTTGCCTCGCGAGCATCGGGGCTGGTTCATGGCCTATGCCGTGGCGTCGACCGTGTACCGCTGGCTGGTCGTCTGGTCGATGGTCTTTTTTCTGAACGAAATGTTCAAACCCTACCGGCTCGAGCTGATCGGACGCGCACTGGGGGCGTTCAGCCTGGTCAGTCTGGTCGGCGTGCCGTTGTGGCGGCTAGTACACTTTTTTGCGCGGCCTGGGAGGATCGATCTCGTGCATCCCCAACGATTTCGCTGGTCGCTGGCCATTGCCGGCGGGCTGGTTGCGGCGCTGTTTTTGATGCCGCTACCACATCGCGTGTACGGCACGCTGGAACTGGAGCCGCACGATGCCGCACGGCAGTACGTCGAAGTCCCCGGCCGGCTCGTCGAGGTGCTGGTCAAGCCGGGCGATCGGGTCCAGTCGGGCCAGCCGCTGGCGCGTCTAGAAAATGTCGACGTTGAACTGCGCGTGGCCCAACTGGCCGGACGCTGCGAACAACTTCGATCGCAGGTCGCCGCTTTGCGCTTTCGCCGATTCGAGGACGACTCGGCTGCGGTGCGTATTCCCGAGCTGGAAAGCTCGCTGGCCGCGGCCGAGCAGCAACTGGCCGAAAAGCAACGGGACGTCGCGCGCTTGGAAATCCGCGCTGCCCAGACGGGGACCGTCTTGCCTGCCCCTGAAGTGCCCGAGCCAGCGACGACCGAAGGCGAGTTGGTCGCCTGGTGGGGAAGTCCCTTCGACGTGCAAAACCGAGGCTGCTGGCTGACGACGCAGGACATGTTTTGCCAGGTTGGCGATCCGCGCTCGATGCAGGCCCTGGCCGTGGTCGAGCAGGCCGACGTTGTCTACCTGCACCCTGGGCAAGTGACTGACGTCCGCCTGGATGCGTTGCCGGGCAAGACGTTTCGTGGCCGAGTGGTGGAAGTGTCGAGCGACGAGGTGCGCGAGAGCCCGCGCCATTTGTCGAACAAGGCTGGTGGCGAGTTGGCCACCAAGACCGACGAACATGGCGCCGAGCGTCCGCAGACGACCTCGTATCACGTGCTGATTTACCCCCTGGAAGGGGCTGACGCGGCTTTGGTCGCCGGGCAGCGTGGCTGGGCCAAAATCTACGCCCCCTGGCAGCCGCTGGGCTGGCGGGCTGGGCGCTGGTTTGCCCGCACCTTTCAGTTTCGGTTCTAACAATCCCGCCAACTGTCGCGCTTGGCGGGTGGTGGCCACGACAACGGCCGTTTAGAGCGAAGCTGCGGGTCGTGGGGGCGGGAAAACCGATTCCAGCCGGGTGATCTGGCGTGAGTTCACCGAGGGGCGCGGTATTATTACCAAGAGTTGTGCCGCGAACCGAGCCCGGTTCATGCGCCGGCGCAACGCGCCCACGCACGTCGATCAATCGCCTGCGGAGTTACGCACGCCATGAATACCATCGACTACGTCTATCGCTTTGACCCGAAGAACCCCAGCGTCAAGCTGCTCCCCGCCGATGCCGAAGAGGCCAAGCGCCGGCTGGAAGAAGGGAACGGACTATTCGCAAGTTGGATGCAAAGTTGCCGCGACCAGGATTGCGCGGGCGACATCGAGCCGCGCTACGTGGTGCAATGCAACGGTCTGGAAGTGGGCATGGTCCGCAACGAGTGCGAAATGCCCAAGCAGTCGCCGTTTGCCGTGGTCATTGGCTGCTCCGACGCCCGCGTGCCGACCGAAATGATCTTCGGCCAGGGGTTTAACGACCTGTTCGTGATTCGCGTGGCGGGCAACGTGCTGGGGGACGAGTGCCTGGGTAGCATTGGCTTTGCCTTGAACGTCCTCAGCGACAGTGTTCGCGTGATGGTCATGCTGGGGCATACCGGCTGCGGCGCCGTGACCGGCGCGGTCGAGGCTTATCTGCAGCCCCAACGATTTTGGTCGCGGTCGACACCGCTGATGCTGCGGTCGATTCTGCAACGCTTGTTCGTTCCGGTTCGCGAAGCGGCCAACGGGCTGAAAACGGTCTGGGGCCAGAACGCCCGCAACATGCCCGGTTACCGCGAAGCGTTGATCCAAAGCGCGGTCTGCATGAACGCGGCCCAGACCGCGTATGACTTGCGATTGGAAGTCGAACGATCCGGGAAGTTTGACATTGAAGTGCTATTTGGCGTGTTCAGTTTCCTGTCGCACCATGTCTCGACGCCGGCTTACTTGCGCAACTATCTGAGTTCGGGCGGAGC
This region of Planctomycetota bacterium genomic DNA includes:
- a CDS encoding HlyD family efflux transporter periplasmic adaptor subunit → MSTDEALDPTQVEQAQRQIRRLVEQTAQLSRQNLAPDEFFARFLDHAVAALAAPAGAVWLRDADAAFELVGQQNIAETGLVPSDEASDGHQALLQKAITSSRGMLVPPRYRDENSAAENPTELLLVLAPIQLSGGAGAVIEIFQRPDSLPRTQRGYLRFLLQMSEIAATYLRQRQQSDSHQRQAMWQRLEQFVDAVHASLDPQQTAYAIANEGRQLIDCDRVTVVVNRHGHCQVEAISGQDVFDHRALAIRRLGALAEGVIAGRESIWYRGVEVELPPQIENLMQDYLDASHARQVAIVPIVRGEESCHANWVTPVGAIVVEQLGDAAIEPGQDERVATVAKHAGAALGNALEHGQLFLMPLWRAIGNSRAIGWLRSLPRATAIATMVAGIVAALVVIPFPLRVQSPGALQPVVRRDVFAPLDGTVDEIRIRHGQQVAAGELLVTLRNTDLDVAFADLLGEREATTAQLQAIESERYLVEKSRSASVEERNRLEGRRSELKQRLISLDKQLELSTRKRETLQVKAPVAGTVTSWNVEQLLRQRPVRQGQALLGVADVKGDWELELRVPEHRMGNLVDAEARQLPVTFRLATSPGVDHYGTITEVQRSAEVRGDDGNTVLVRVKIDRQALGDLRPGSDVTARIDCGWRPLGYVLFQDLIAFVQSHVLFKL
- a CDS encoding HlyD family efflux transporter periplasmic adaptor subunit; amino-acid sequence: MLPVSFSLALLLAAFPAESSQPSAGHAHVARAVVKLIDDVEVPAEEAGRMMAVHVCEGDRVEEGKTILAQLEDSRAAAAMRIATADYKAAQEKAQNDINVRFAKAAANVAQADLEANREANRRVPGTRPAIEMKKLELTYNQAALQIEQAEHEQLVAMLEADAGAAKLEAAQVDLRRRQLIAPLNGEVVEIRFRPGEWVQPGDKVLRVIRLDRLRIEGSVNARDYTPADIANRPVTVRVKLSRGREEVFTGQVVFVSPIVQFGGDFQVLAEVTNRRDGAGWLLRPGIEADLLIDTSAAAASTARRP
- a CDS encoding biotin/lipoyl-binding protein, which translates into the protein MPTLAPSMVTSSQRRLAVRKRPDLQATRHRYQGRPYWIVKDPLGLNYFRLEEEEYFLLDHLDGQNSLDEIRTRFEQQFSPQKIRPEELGQYLTTLSRNRLVLSDASGQGQQLFEQRTERMNTARLQRWTQLLAIRFRGFNPDPVLAWLSPRVGWLFSPAAVTLNVLFALSALLLVGVKFNEFQARLPSFQQFFTVGNAFWMLLVMAGVKVLHEFGHGLACKRLGGECHEMGLLLLVFTPALYCNVSDSWMLPNKWHRAAIGAAGMYVELVIAALATWLWWCTAPGLLNHLCLSAMFVSSVSTLAFNGNPLMRYDGYYILADLLEVPNLSAKASSLLGRRAGEYLLGLELPDDPFLPREHRGWFMAYAVASTVYRWLVVWSMVFFLNEMFKPYRLELIGRALGAFSLVSLVGVPLWRLVHFFARPGRIDLVHPQRFRWSLAIAGGLVAALFLMPLPHRVYGTLELEPHDAARQYVEVPGRLVEVLVKPGDRVQSGQPLARLENVDVELRVAQLAGRCEQLRSQVAALRFRRFEDDSAAVRIPELESSLAAAEQQLAEKQRDVARLEIRAAQTGTVLPAPEVPEPATTEGELVAWWGSPFDVQNRGCWLTTQDMFCQVGDPRSMQALAVVEQADVVYLHPGQVTDVRLDALPGKTFRGRVVEVSSDEVRESPRHLSNKAGGELATKTDEHGAERPQTTSYHVLIYPLEGADAALVAGQRGWAKIYAPWQPLGWRAGRWFARTFQFRF
- a CDS encoding carbonic anhydrase gives rise to the protein MNTIDYVYRFDPKNPSVKLLPADAEEAKRRLEEGNGLFASWMQSCRDQDCAGDIEPRYVVQCNGLEVGMVRNECEMPKQSPFAVVIGCSDARVPTEMIFGQGFNDLFVIRVAGNVLGDECLGSIGFALNVLSDSVRVMVMLGHTGCGAVTGAVEAYLQPQRFWSRSTPLMLRSILQRLFVPVREAANGLKTVWGQNARNMPGYREALIQSAVCMNAAQTAYDLRLEVERSGKFDIEVLFGVFSFLSHHVSTPAYLRNYLSSGGAATGLAYAMTNPRDFTVMSQKLAEELLVTMGPKRQDAPQANAISHAGNGTGANGAHQSRRRTKGNSRG